In Geobacter anodireducens, a genomic segment contains:
- the glnQ gene encoding glutamine ABC transporter ATP-binding protein (similar to ATP-binding component of ABC transporters): MRLRLAGITKRFGSQAALAGLSLDLAEFKALAVIGPSGGGKTTLLRVIGGLTAPDGGELEIDGERIGFDEGSLLAHRRRIGTVFQAYNLFPHLSALENITLPLTKVHGIPPAHRRRIGTVFQAYNLFPHLSALENITLPLTKVHGIPPAEARDQALALLERFQLAPHAAKRPAELSGGQQQRVAIARAMAIRPRFLLLDEPTSALDPEMTAEVLDIIMELRSEGRDIIMATHHMGFARSVADRCLFVCDGMAVDEGPAAELFVNPRSDKLRNFLAKVLKY, from the coding sequence ATGCGACTTAGGCTGGCGGGGATAACCAAGCGGTTCGGGAGCCAAGCCGCCCTGGCCGGCCTGTCGCTGGATCTGGCCGAGTTCAAGGCCCTGGCGGTGATCGGCCCCTCCGGCGGGGGCAAGACGACGCTGCTGCGGGTCATCGGCGGGCTCACCGCCCCGGACGGGGGAGAACTGGAGATCGACGGCGAGCGGATCGGGTTCGACGAGGGGAGCCTCCTGGCCCATCGGCGGAGGATCGGCACGGTGTTCCAGGCCTACAACCTTTTCCCCCACCTCTCGGCCCTCGAGAACATCACCCTCCCCCTGACAAAGGTGCACGGCATCCCGCCGGCCCATCGGCGGAGGATCGGCACGGTGTTCCAGGCCTACAACCTTTTCCCCCACCTCTCGGCCCTCGAGAACATCACCCTCCCCCTGACAAAGGTGCACGGCATCCCGCCGGCCGAGGCAAGGGACCAGGCCCTGGCGCTCCTGGAGCGCTTCCAGCTCGCCCCCCATGCGGCCAAGAGGCCGGCCGAGCTCTCGGGCGGCCAGCAGCAGCGGGTGGCCATTGCCCGGGCCATGGCCATCCGGCCCCGGTTTCTCCTGCTGGACGAGCCCACCTCAGCCCTGGACCCGGAAATGACCGCCGAGGTGCTGGACATCATCATGGAGCTGCGCAGCGAAGGCCGCGACATCATCATGGCCACCCACCACATGGGCTTTGCCCGGAGCGTGGCGGACCGCTGCCTCTTCGTCTGCGACGGGATGGCCGTCGACGAGGGGCCCGCGGCGGAGCTGTTCGTCAATCCCCGGAGCGACAAGCTGCGGAACTTCCTGGCAAAGGTCCTCAAGTACTGA
- a CDS encoding hemerythrin: MWTDDLTVGIWEIDTQHRALFVQLEKLLDACMVGRELDEVVEMMVFLDDYVDSHFEAEERLQREAGYPEYERHRAEHLIFRATLERLKAELVESGVTRDFVLRVNQTLIDWLKTHIRSVDAAMSEFLLKKTGQPADMRL; this comes from the coding sequence ATGTGGACCGATGATTTGACAGTGGGCATCTGGGAAATTGACACCCAGCACCGGGCGCTCTTCGTTCAACTGGAAAAGCTCCTCGACGCCTGCATGGTGGGGCGCGAACTGGACGAGGTCGTGGAAATGATGGTGTTCCTGGACGATTACGTTGATAGCCATTTCGAAGCCGAGGAACGGCTTCAGCGGGAAGCCGGGTATCCCGAGTATGAACGGCATCGGGCCGAGCACCTCATTTTTCGTGCTACCCTGGAGCGGTTGAAGGCCGAGCTGGTGGAGTCGGGAGTCACGCGGGACTTTGTGCTGAGGGTGAACCAGACGCTCATTGACTGGCTCAAGACACACATCCGCAGCGTGGATGCCGCAATGAGCGAGTTTCTGCTCAAGAAAACAGGGCAACCTGCCGATATGAGACTGTAA
- a CDS encoding secondary thiamine-phosphate synthase enzyme → MKHFRKELWFETRQRRQFINITPTVRECLRESGIREGLLLCNAMHITASVFINDDESGLHHDLEVWLEGLAPERPYERYRHNGYEDNADAHLKRTVMGREVVVAVTAGELDLGPWERIFYGEFDGKRRKRVLVKIIGE, encoded by the coding sequence ATGAAACACTTCCGCAAGGAACTCTGGTTCGAGACGCGCCAGCGCCGCCAGTTCATCAACATTACCCCCACGGTGCGGGAATGCCTGCGGGAAAGCGGCATCCGCGAGGGGCTGCTCCTCTGCAATGCCATGCACATCACGGCAAGCGTCTTCATCAACGACGACGAGTCGGGGCTCCACCACGACTTGGAGGTCTGGCTTGAGGGGCTTGCCCCTGAAAGACCCTATGAACGCTACCGTCACAACGGTTATGAGGATAACGCCGACGCCCACCTGAAGCGGACGGTCATGGGCCGGGAGGTCGTAGTTGCGGTCACGGCCGGGGAACTGGACCTGGGACCGTGGGAACGGATCTTTTACGGAGAGTTCGACGGCAAGCGCCGCAAACGTGTCCTGGTAAAAATTATCGGCGAGTGA
- a CDS encoding diguanylate cyclase, which produces MNTLTARHFTIFVIPAALLAATFWFVPRVPELPPARLELLAHLPYPAIALGAILSIHFHRGRALFVFFLLAVSHWSFQGNAAELPRGIEATVLFQAVTLLVPLNIALFSLMRERGIITVAGRVRFAFLGFQALLVWWAMTPGHVAGQQLLAGHFTGAGMVAGSPLPPPAIPAIVLSGLLVAARAGLKQSPVDSAFLGVLVAFAAAGNGIAHPHVTPVFMTAAAVILSLGVLKDSYNMAFRDELTGLPSRRALSEQLTWLGRRYSVAMVDVDHFKKFNDTYGHDVGDQVLRLVAAKLRGVGGGGKAYRYGGEEFTILFPNRTREEVLGRLEELRRAIADYRMRLRSSDRPASSREGKRHRSGMPQGRGCVSVTISIGVAESSGELRRPADVIKAADDALYRAKGRGRNQVST; this is translated from the coding sequence GTGAACACCCTGACGGCAAGACATTTCACCATCTTCGTGATTCCCGCTGCGCTTCTGGCGGCAACCTTCTGGTTCGTGCCCCGGGTGCCGGAGCTGCCCCCGGCACGACTTGAACTGCTCGCCCACCTCCCCTACCCGGCGATTGCCCTTGGCGCCATCCTCTCCATCCACTTCCACCGGGGACGGGCGCTGTTCGTCTTCTTCCTGCTGGCGGTCTCGCACTGGAGCTTTCAGGGGAATGCGGCGGAACTCCCCCGGGGGATCGAGGCCACGGTGCTCTTCCAGGCCGTCACCCTGCTCGTGCCGCTCAACATCGCCCTGTTCTCGCTCATGCGGGAACGCGGGATCATCACGGTAGCGGGGCGGGTCCGCTTCGCGTTCCTGGGGTTCCAGGCCCTGCTCGTCTGGTGGGCCATGACACCGGGGCACGTGGCGGGCCAGCAACTGCTGGCGGGCCATTTTACCGGCGCCGGCATGGTTGCCGGGTCTCCTCTTCCTCCACCGGCCATTCCGGCAATCGTCCTTTCGGGGCTGCTGGTGGCGGCGCGGGCAGGCCTGAAGCAGTCACCCGTGGACAGTGCGTTCCTGGGGGTGCTGGTGGCCTTTGCCGCGGCGGGCAACGGCATCGCCCACCCCCACGTCACGCCTGTTTTCATGACTGCCGCGGCGGTCATCCTGTCGCTCGGCGTGCTCAAGGATTCCTACAACATGGCGTTCCGGGACGAGCTGACGGGACTCCCGTCCCGCCGGGCGCTCAGCGAGCAGCTCACCTGGCTGGGCCGGCGCTACAGCGTTGCCATGGTCGACGTCGACCACTTCAAGAAGTTCAACGACACCTACGGACACGACGTGGGGGATCAGGTGCTCCGGCTGGTGGCGGCAAAACTGCGCGGCGTGGGAGGCGGGGGCAAGGCCTACCGCTACGGCGGCGAAGAGTTCACCATCCTCTTCCCCAACCGGACGAGGGAAGAGGTCCTTGGCCGTCTGGAAGAGCTGCGGCGGGCCATCGCCGATTACCGGATGCGCCTGCGCTCCTCGGACCGGCCCGCCTCCAGCAGGGAGGGAAAGAGGCATCGCTCCGGGATGCCCCAGGGACGCGGCTGCGTCTCGGTCACCATCAGCATCGGCGTGGCCGAGAGCAGCGGCGAGCTCCGCCGCCCCGCCGACGTCATCAAGGCGGCGGACGACGCCCTCTACCGCGCCAAGGGGCGCGGCCGCAACCAGGTAAGCACCTGA
- a CDS encoding NADPH:quinone oxidoreductase — translation MKAVLLDGFGGLDVLKVGEAERPKPAEGQVLVKVVATSVNRPDLVQREGKYPPPPGDSEILGLEVSGTIEELGPGVTGWQVGDRVMSLVGGGGYAEYAVAYASHLMRIPESMSFEEAACVCESYITAFLNVFMIGGLKDNNSVILHGGGGGVNTAGIQLCKALVPNTKIVVTAHPSKMDRVKALGADLVVDFTQTPDFSEAVKEFTGKKGVDVILDHVGAKYLVPNMNSLAYAGRLVIIGVISGIKAELNLALMMVKRQQIIGSVLRSRPVKDKGEIVAEFTRTALPKFADRTIVPIIEKVFPMDQVEEDKHFGRSC, via the coding sequence ATGAAAGCAGTACTGCTCGACGGCTTTGGCGGGCTTGATGTTCTCAAGGTAGGGGAGGCGGAGAGGCCGAAACCGGCGGAAGGGCAGGTGCTCGTCAAAGTGGTGGCCACCTCCGTCAATCGTCCCGACCTCGTTCAGCGGGAGGGAAAGTATCCGCCTCCGCCGGGTGATTCGGAAATCCTCGGCCTGGAGGTTTCGGGCACCATCGAGGAGCTGGGCCCGGGCGTCACCGGCTGGCAGGTGGGCGACCGGGTCATGTCCCTGGTCGGAGGGGGCGGCTACGCGGAGTACGCGGTGGCCTACGCGAGCCACCTCATGCGGATTCCCGAAAGCATGAGCTTCGAGGAGGCGGCCTGCGTCTGCGAGTCCTACATTACGGCATTCCTGAACGTCTTCATGATCGGCGGGCTCAAGGACAACAACAGCGTCATCCTCCACGGCGGCGGCGGCGGGGTGAACACTGCCGGCATCCAGCTCTGCAAGGCCCTGGTTCCCAACACGAAGATCGTTGTCACCGCCCATCCGTCAAAGATGGACCGGGTCAAGGCCCTGGGCGCCGACCTGGTCGTCGACTTCACCCAGACCCCTGACTTCTCCGAGGCGGTGAAGGAGTTCACCGGCAAGAAGGGGGTCGACGTGATCCTCGATCACGTGGGCGCCAAGTACCTGGTCCCCAACATGAATTCTCTGGCCTACGCCGGGCGGCTCGTCATCATCGGCGTCATCAGCGGCATCAAGGCTGAGCTCAATCTGGCGCTCATGATGGTGAAGCGGCAACAGATCATCGGCTCCGTGCTCCGCTCCCGTCCCGTGAAGGACAAGGGGGAGATCGTGGCCGAGTTCACAAGGACGGCTCTGCCGAAGTTCGCCGACCGAACCATAGTACCGATCATCGAGAAGGTCTTCCCCATGGACCAGGTGGAAGAAGACAAGCACTTCGGAAGATCGTGCTGA
- a CDS encoding cytochrome C, with translation MRCDRGGLSGVAAVAVLVGMVALFGWMPAGDASEKSGTGKLPAGMGTHASGPVATVTIEKQPELFAADPPPLTVTQCGQCHPSAFQDIKKDGGRHTFTCQGCHKSFHSFNPRKNNWDEIMPKCADCHSTPSVPHVQVFTQCSECHTNPHSIARLPMTKKLTDSCAVCHAGPPAELKQYPSKHTSLACAACHTGHGVIPSCNMCHKPHYEGQEFKTCASECHPVHKPKQVTYAKDVGARTCGACHGKVYAAWTGTPSRHGTVNCAACHSRHGYIPQCGECHGLPHSKQLHDRFPKCLTCHQDAHNPPVRQR, from the coding sequence ATGAGATGTGACAGGGGCGGTTTGAGCGGAGTGGCGGCGGTGGCGGTTCTGGTCGGGATGGTTGCCCTGTTCGGATGGATGCCGGCGGGTGACGCGAGTGAAAAGAGCGGGACCGGGAAACTGCCCGCAGGCATGGGTACCCACGCGAGCGGGCCCGTGGCCACGGTCACTATCGAGAAGCAACCGGAGCTCTTCGCGGCCGACCCGCCCCCCCTTACGGTCACCCAGTGCGGCCAGTGCCATCCCTCCGCGTTCCAGGATATCAAGAAGGACGGCGGCCGGCATACCTTCACCTGCCAGGGCTGTCACAAGAGCTTCCACAGCTTCAATCCGCGGAAGAACAACTGGGATGAAATAATGCCCAAGTGCGCCGACTGTCACTCCACGCCGTCGGTCCCCCACGTGCAGGTCTTTACCCAGTGCTCCGAATGTCATACGAATCCGCACTCCATCGCCCGGCTTCCCATGACGAAGAAGCTCACCGACTCCTGTGCCGTCTGCCACGCTGGTCCGCCGGCCGAGTTGAAGCAGTACCCGAGCAAGCACACCAGCCTGGCCTGTGCCGCCTGCCATACGGGGCACGGGGTGATTCCGTCCTGCAACATGTGTCATAAGCCCCATTACGAAGGACAGGAGTTCAAGACCTGCGCCAGCGAATGCCACCCGGTCCACAAGCCGAAGCAGGTCACCTATGCCAAGGACGTGGGCGCGCGGACCTGCGGCGCCTGCCACGGCAAGGTCTACGCCGCCTGGACGGGAACGCCGAGCCGCCACGGTACGGTCAACTGCGCCGCCTGCCACTCCAGGCACGGCTACATTCCCCAGTGCGGCGAATGCCACGGCCTGCCGCACTCCAAGCAGCTCCACGACCGTTTCCCCAAGTGCCTGACCTGCCACCAGGACGCCCACAATCCGCCGGTGCGCCAGCGCTGA
- a CDS encoding GTPase-activating protein, whose protein sequence is MAEALQRENPSGFEGSVAGLPLTDVIQLKGHNRFSGCIAVEYRERQGMIFFRDGDIIHAEQGKMMGEMALYEIIRWPEGRFTIQPKVTTTSRTIQQSISFLLLEAHRLMDEEQAALRADGGTRREDEAAPAAVQTRMSAVAERIVKIAGVSYAVLMKKDGTPLDDDSFEAEVLSAKGLSLAGIGSRLGGLFGLGEVKSAAVHARGKQILLFEAKNHYVSIAVRGDSSLAHVENEIRSTFAGRK, encoded by the coding sequence ATGGCTGAAGCTCTGCAACGGGAAAATCCGAGTGGTTTCGAAGGGTCCGTCGCCGGTCTCCCCCTGACTGATGTCATTCAGCTCAAGGGGCACAACCGGTTTTCCGGCTGCATTGCCGTGGAGTATCGGGAGCGGCAGGGAATGATCTTTTTCCGCGACGGCGACATCATTCATGCCGAGCAGGGAAAAATGATGGGGGAGATGGCTCTCTACGAGATCATCCGCTGGCCGGAAGGGCGGTTCACTATCCAGCCGAAGGTGACCACCACGAGCCGCACCATCCAGCAGAGCATCAGCTTCCTGCTGCTGGAGGCCCATCGCCTGATGGATGAGGAACAGGCCGCCCTGCGCGCCGATGGGGGGACACGGCGAGAGGATGAGGCGGCTCCGGCTGCCGTGCAAACCCGTATGAGCGCTGTCGCGGAACGCATCGTCAAAATTGCGGGTGTCTCCTATGCTGTTTTGATGAAAAAGGACGGAACTCCCCTTGATGATGACAGTTTCGAGGCCGAGGTTCTCTCCGCCAAGGGCCTGAGCCTCGCGGGCATTGGTTCGCGCCTGGGAGGGCTGTTCGGCCTGGGCGAGGTGAAGTCGGCGGCGGTCCATGCCCGCGGCAAGCAGATCCTTCTGTTCGAAGCAAAAAATCACTACGTCTCCATCGCGGTTCGCGGCGACAGTTCCCTGGCCCACGTGGAAAACGAGATCCGCTCCACGTTTGCCGGTCGCAAGTAG
- a CDS encoding cytochrome C, with translation MKRLIALAGLVALALAGCGGGSNAGNGISPAATAAHTPIWVTYHRFPTTESFSSSGAEALNQCKVCHGANLLGAADGAGAPACLSCHVVDPVPYPERCYSCHGSDPVKPFFSWYSTMRATRNGMPIDPAFVQRVRNGSLRHLKHDAVPPAEMENPDACLRCHAPQTEFPDRPLPEIHHKLVFTFRDINNDGIPEFVECTSCHVYAIDPELNIPIRAVRDCIICHPTIIR, from the coding sequence ATGAAGAGGCTCATCGCACTCGCGGGACTCGTTGCGCTCGCCCTTGCCGGTTGCGGCGGCGGGTCAAATGCCGGCAACGGCATTTCTCCGGCTGCCACGGCGGCCCACACCCCCATCTGGGTGACCTATCACCGCTTCCCGACCACCGAAAGCTTTTCGAGCAGTGGGGCCGAGGCCCTCAACCAGTGCAAGGTCTGCCACGGAGCCAACCTGCTCGGCGCCGCGGACGGGGCGGGCGCGCCGGCATGCCTGAGCTGTCACGTGGTCGACCCGGTACCGTACCCTGAGCGCTGCTATTCATGCCACGGCAGCGACCCGGTCAAGCCCTTCTTTTCCTGGTATTCCACCATGCGCGCCACGCGCAACGGCATGCCGATCGACCCTGCGTTCGTCCAGCGGGTGCGTAACGGCAGCCTCCGCCACCTGAAGCACGACGCCGTCCCTCCCGCCGAAATGGAGAATCCCGACGCGTGTCTGCGGTGCCACGCCCCGCAGACGGAGTTTCCGGACCGTCCCCTGCCCGAAATCCACCACAAGCTGGTATTCACCTTCCGCGACATCAACAATGATGGCATTCCGGAATTCGTGGAGTGCACCTCGTGCCACGTGTACGCCATTGATCCGGAACTGAACATCCCGATCCGGGCGGTACGCGACTGCATCATCTGTCATCCGACAATCATCCGTTAA
- a CDS encoding amino acid ABC transporter permease yields MNLLFAPHDCREGGAVPLPARIVGILIAFFLVTLIFAYAFHTLQYHWGWESVYAYRQKFINGWLMTLAISAAALFLSFAIGFCTALAQRSRLLPLRYLGRIYVETIRGTPLLVQILVFFYVVADAFGVSDRYLVGVITLSLFAGAYISEMIRAGIESVGDSQMESARAIGLTRAQIYRYVVFPQAFRQTIPPLAGQFASIVKDSSLLSIIAVSEFTLNAQEVNAFTYSTLESYLPLAIGYLAITLPISLLSRRLEKKFRYAT; encoded by the coding sequence ATGAATCTTCTCTTCGCACCCCATGACTGCCGGGAGGGAGGCGCCGTCCCCCTCCCGGCCCGCATCGTCGGCATCCTCATCGCCTTTTTCCTGGTGACGCTCATCTTTGCCTACGCCTTTCACACCCTCCAGTACCACTGGGGGTGGGAATCGGTCTACGCCTACCGGCAGAAATTCATCAACGGCTGGCTCATGACCCTCGCCATCTCGGCGGCGGCGCTGTTTCTCTCGTTCGCGATCGGTTTCTGCACGGCCCTGGCCCAACGGAGCCGGTTGCTGCCGCTGCGCTACCTGGGCCGGATATACGTGGAGACGATCCGGGGAACGCCGCTGCTGGTGCAGATCCTGGTGTTCTTCTATGTGGTGGCCGACGCTTTCGGCGTAAGCGACCGCTACCTGGTGGGAGTGATCACCCTGTCGCTGTTTGCCGGGGCCTACATCTCGGAGATGATCCGGGCCGGCATCGAAAGCGTGGGCGACTCCCAGATGGAATCGGCCCGGGCCATCGGCCTCACCCGCGCCCAGATCTACCGGTACGTGGTTTTTCCCCAGGCGTTCCGCCAGACCATCCCCCCCCTGGCGGGGCAGTTCGCCTCCATCGTCAAGGACTCGTCGCTCCTGTCAATCATCGCCGTGAGCGAATTCACCCTCAACGCCCAGGAGGTGAACGCCTTCACCTACAGCACCCTGGAAAGCTACCTGCCCCTGGCCATCGGCTACCTGGCCATCACCCTGCCCATCTCGCTCCTTTCGCGCCGGCTCGAGAAGAAATTCCGCTATGCGACTTAG
- a CDS encoding alpha-amylase, whose product MTAPQSIRDLDLERLCNRIFHPSPSAWEDEVLYFLLLDRFSDGNETGYRDNRGRRTSRGDTPPYRPADAGNAIATEPEAAAWREAGTRWCGGNLKGLMGKMGYLRRLGVTAVWVSPLFKQCSFVPTYHGYGIQNFLDVDPHFGTRDDLRELVRVAHANGIYVILDIILNHAGNVFAYDRGYTPYDGGTCYPVTGFRTADGTPSLPFGPSPAGAWPDGAVWPRELQAPECFTRKGYIRDWDRYHEYLDGDFFDLKDIHLGDGDVDTFSPSPALLALCEAYKYWIAYADLDGYRIDTVKHMGPGATRFFASAIHEFAQRIGKENFYLIGEITGGRVNAFDTLETTGLNAALGVDDIPLRLEDLVKGKANPADYFDLFRNSLLVRKESHAWFRDKVVTVIDDHDQVCRGAKKERFCAGDPSWRRLVLNALALNATTLGIPCIYYGTEQAFDGEGGDDRYLRECMFGGPFGAFRSRGVHFFDEDNPVYRECAKVLALRRDIIALRRGRQYLREISGDGVNFGLPYAIGGEIRSVVAWSRIFDTEEIVLAINTDPDHPRTALVLVDGSLHRAGDAFVCRYSTDPDQVRRRVVVRDAGPAIRAVELRVPAAGFVMFQKRYYTRDAGPAFA is encoded by the coding sequence ATGACGGCACCGCAATCGATCAGGGACCTGGATCTGGAACGCCTCTGCAACCGCATCTTTCACCCTTCCCCGTCAGCCTGGGAGGACGAGGTGCTCTACTTCCTGCTGCTCGACCGCTTTTCCGACGGCAACGAAACGGGCTACCGGGACAACCGGGGACGGCGCACGAGCCGGGGGGACACCCCGCCGTACCGCCCGGCCGATGCGGGCAACGCCATCGCCACCGAGCCCGAGGCCGCGGCCTGGCGCGAGGCCGGCACCCGCTGGTGCGGCGGGAATCTGAAGGGCCTCATGGGCAAGATGGGGTATCTCCGGCGATTGGGGGTGACCGCGGTCTGGGTCAGCCCCCTGTTCAAGCAGTGCTCCTTCGTCCCCACCTACCACGGTTACGGTATCCAGAACTTCCTGGACGTGGACCCCCACTTCGGCACTCGCGACGACCTGCGGGAACTGGTCCGCGTGGCCCACGCCAACGGCATTTACGTCATCCTCGACATCATCCTCAATCATGCGGGCAACGTGTTCGCCTACGACCGGGGATACACCCCCTACGACGGCGGCACCTGCTACCCGGTGACGGGATTCCGCACGGCCGACGGCACGCCGTCGCTCCCCTTCGGCCCGTCCCCCGCCGGGGCCTGGCCAGACGGTGCGGTCTGGCCCCGGGAGCTGCAGGCGCCGGAGTGCTTCACGCGCAAGGGATACATCCGGGACTGGGACCGTTACCACGAGTACCTGGATGGTGATTTCTTCGACCTGAAGGACATCCATCTGGGAGACGGGGACGTGGATACGTTCAGTCCGTCCCCGGCGCTCCTGGCGCTCTGCGAGGCGTACAAGTACTGGATCGCCTACGCCGACCTGGACGGCTATCGGATCGACACCGTAAAGCATATGGGGCCCGGGGCCACCCGCTTTTTCGCTTCAGCCATCCACGAATTCGCCCAGAGGATCGGCAAGGAGAATTTCTATCTCATCGGCGAGATCACCGGCGGCCGGGTCAACGCCTTTGACACCCTGGAGACCACCGGCCTCAACGCCGCGCTGGGGGTGGACGACATTCCGCTGCGCCTGGAGGATCTGGTGAAGGGAAAGGCCAATCCGGCCGACTACTTCGATCTCTTCCGCAACTCCCTGCTGGTGCGCAAGGAGTCCCACGCCTGGTTCCGCGACAAGGTGGTGACGGTCATCGACGATCACGACCAGGTCTGCCGCGGCGCCAAGAAAGAGCGGTTCTGTGCCGGCGATCCCTCGTGGCGCCGGCTGGTGCTGAATGCCCTGGCGCTCAATGCCACCACCCTCGGCATCCCCTGCATCTACTACGGTACCGAGCAGGCCTTCGACGGCGAAGGGGGGGACGACCGCTACCTGCGCGAATGCATGTTCGGCGGCCCCTTTGGCGCCTTCCGCAGCCGCGGGGTCCACTTCTTCGACGAGGATAACCCGGTCTACCGGGAGTGTGCCAAGGTCCTCGCCCTGCGGCGGGACATCATCGCCCTGCGCCGGGGGCGCCAGTATCTGCGGGAGATCTCCGGCGACGGGGTGAACTTCGGGCTTCCCTACGCCATCGGTGGCGAGATCCGCTCCGTGGTGGCCTGGTCGCGGATCTTCGACACCGAAGAGATAGTCCTCGCCATCAACACCGATCCTGACCATCCGCGCACCGCCCTGGTGCTCGTGGACGGCTCCCTCCACCGGGCAGGGGACGCTTTCGTCTGCCGCTACTCCACCGATCCGGACCAGGTGCGCCGCAGGGTGGTGGTGCGGGATGCCGGTCCCGCCATTCGGGCCGTAGAGCTCAGGGTGCCGGCAGCCGGTTTCGTCATGTTCCAGAAACGATACTACACTCGGGATGCTGGCCCCGCTTTTGCTTAG
- a CDS encoding amino acid ABC transporter substrate-binding protein, whose product MVIARTLRFRAAGWLIGLFFVLLLNASLARAAGDSLVVGMELAYPPFEMTDTTGKPTGVSVDLATELGRALGKKIVIQNMAFDGLIPALKTGKIDLIISSMTANAERARSIDFSDPYLNTGLCLLVKKESPVKGIGDLDQPGRSVAVKKGTTGHAWAGKNLKKARVLVLDKEAAAVLEVVQGKADAFIYDQMSTYQNWQKNRATTRAILEPFQKESWAVGIRKGNDDLRTKVNAFLADFRKKGGFETLGDKYLKEQKEAFRKLGYPFYL is encoded by the coding sequence ATGGTTATCGCACGCACACTCCGCTTCCGGGCGGCGGGATGGCTTATCGGACTCTTCTTCGTTCTGCTCCTGAACGCTTCCCTTGCCCGCGCCGCGGGGGACTCGCTCGTCGTCGGCATGGAACTGGCCTATCCGCCGTTCGAGATGACCGACACGACCGGCAAGCCCACCGGCGTGAGCGTCGACCTTGCCACGGAACTCGGCCGGGCCCTGGGCAAGAAGATCGTGATCCAGAACATGGCCTTCGACGGTCTGATTCCTGCCCTGAAAACCGGCAAGATCGACCTCATCATCTCATCCATGACCGCCAATGCGGAGCGGGCCAGGTCCATCGACTTCTCCGACCCCTACCTGAACACGGGGCTCTGCCTCCTGGTCAAGAAGGAATCGCCGGTAAAGGGCATCGGCGACCTGGACCAGCCGGGCCGCAGCGTTGCGGTCAAAAAGGGGACCACGGGCCACGCCTGGGCCGGCAAGAACCTGAAAAAGGCCAGGGTGCTCGTCCTCGACAAGGAAGCCGCGGCCGTCCTCGAAGTGGTGCAGGGGAAAGCCGACGCCTTCATCTACGACCAGATGTCCACCTACCAGAACTGGCAGAAGAACCGGGCCACCACCCGCGCCATCCTGGAGCCGTTCCAGAAGGAATCGTGGGCAGTGGGCATCCGCAAGGGCAACGATGACCTGAGGACGAAAGTGAACGCCTTCCTGGCCGATTTCCGCAAGAAAGGCGGTTTCGAGACGCTTGGCGACAAGTACCTCAAGGAGCAGAAGGAAGCGTTCAGGAAACTGGGCTATCCCTTCTATCTCTAG
- a CDS encoding cytochrome C: MNRRAVFMAGGYMLLALVVSCTQQAHYRLPVKHPPIFELGERREFCTKCHGYRKEPVDFERYNHTPLFTDSHRMVAYQNQNICALCHEQSFCNDCHASRTELKPSEKNPTETFRRMQHRGDYLSRHRIDGRLDPSSCFRCHGNPRAAATCRPCHG, encoded by the coding sequence ATGAATCGTAGAGCCGTTTTCATGGCAGGGGGGTACATGCTCCTCGCCCTTGTTGTTTCCTGCACGCAGCAGGCGCACTACCGGCTGCCCGTCAAGCATCCGCCGATTTTCGAGCTGGGCGAGCGGCGGGAGTTCTGCACCAAGTGCCACGGCTACCGGAAGGAGCCGGTGGACTTTGAGCGCTACAATCACACGCCGTTGTTCACCGATTCGCACCGGATGGTTGCATACCAGAACCAGAACATCTGCGCCCTGTGCCACGAACAGAGCTTCTGCAACGATTGCCATGCGAGCCGGACCGAACTCAAGCCGTCGGAGAAGAACCCGACAGAGACCTTCCGCAGGATGCAGCACCGGGGCGACTATCTTTCCCGCCACCGGATAGACGGGCGGCTCGACCCGTCCTCCTGCTTCCGCTGTCACGGCAACCCCCGCGCAGCCGCCACCTGTCGGCCGTGTCATGGTTGA